The following coding sequences are from one Sardina pilchardus chromosome 16, fSarPil1.1, whole genome shotgun sequence window:
- the LOC134059628 gene encoding NACHT, LRR and PYD domains-containing protein 12-like → MKSDQSDDRFILFKHDDVTDGSVGQMERCSADAISDQFAQEDLKQIFQTLEEKIITFVKNELKRFKKIVSPDYQEHFEGKKQDESDAREGTLKMALHFLRNMKKNNIADKLQENEQDVVCQAELKRNLQSKYQSLFEGIPKQGSSALLEKIYTEVYITDGGSGKVNEEHEVRQIESKSKRPAGQETPIKCRDIFQPLLGQDKPIRSVITKGVAGIGKTVSIQKYILDWAEGKESQDIHFIFPLSIRELNNMKGKQLSLINLLHNFFSEIKQLTFPNQNKYKVLFIVDGLDECRLGLDFQKNEILTEVTKVTSLDVLLTNLIKGNVLPSALLWITSRPAAANQIPPECVDRVTEVQGFSDPQKEEYFRKRISDQDLANKVITHIKSSRSLHIMCHIPVFCWIAANVIEFLLKSEGGKQVPQTLTEMYTYFLVFQTKQRGLKFEGVYDTDPQWNEASLLALGKLAYEQLKNGNLIFYEEDLRESGIDVREAAVHCGICTQIFKEESGLYQEKLYCFVHLSIQEYLAALYVILMLINEGKDLMSPQQPPRAASQLLKWQTAGNPMTTLQKSAVDKALEYEDGRFDLFLRFLLGLSLESNQRPLRGLIKEVQHESKEEIVSYIKTKIKEITSTERVLNLFHCLNEVNDHSLVEEVQSFLSAGTLSAAKLSSAQWLALVFVLLTSEEKLDVFDLKKYSRSDECLLRLLPVVEDSQKALLNSCGLTERSCAGLASVLTKASSKLKNLDLNDNSIGDNGVQELCNGLGNPNCALETLSLDNCSIKEEGFRALASALRFNPSHMRDLQLSGNKAGDSGVKHLSSLLENPNCKLEKLHLYDCSIGEEGFRALASALRSNSSHMIELQLSGNEAGDSGVKHLSSLLEDPNCKLEKLHLGNCSIGEEGFKALASALRSNPSHMRDLQLSGNEAGDSGVKHLSSLLEDPNCKLEKLHLSDCSIGEEGFRALASALRSNPSHMRELQLSGNEAGDSGVKHLSSLLEDPNCKLELSDCSITEKGCASLASALRLNPKYLRELDLRGNDPGKSGVKLLLDLKEDPQCTLRNVQ, encoded by the exons atgaagagtgaccagtcaGATGATCGCTTCATACTCTTCaaacatgatgatgtcacagatggATCAGT TGGCCAAATGGAAAGATGCAGCGCAGATGCCATCAGTGACCAGTTTGCCCAGGAGGACCTCAAGCAGATATTCCAG ACGCTTGAGGAGAAGATCATCACCTTTGTGAAGAATGAGCTGAAGAGATTCAAGAAGATTGTGAGTCCAGATTACCAAGAACACTTTGAGGGTAAAAAGCAGGATGAGAGTGATGCCAGAGAAGGGACTCTTAAGATGGCACTGCACTTCCTGAGGAACATGAAAAAGAATAATATTGCTGACAAACTGCAAGAAA ATGAGCAGGATGTTGTTTGTCAAGCTGAGCTGAAGAGAAATCTCCAGAGCAAGTACCAGAGTTTATTTGAAGGCATACCCAAGCAagggagctctgctctgctagaaaagatctacacagaggtcTACATCACAGATGGAGGAAGTGGGAAAGTAAATGAGGAGCATGAAGTCAGGCAGATTGAGTCCAAATCCAAGAGACCAGCTGGACAAGAGACACCAATCAAATGCAGAGACATCTTTCAGCCCCTACTTGGCCAagacaaaccaatcagaagtgtcATTACGAAGGGAGTAGCTGGCATTGGCAAAACTGTGTCAATTCAGAAGTACATCCTGGACTGGGCTGAGGGGAAAGAAAGCCAGGATATCCACTTCATATTTCCGCTGTCTATTCGGGAGCTGAACAACATGAAAGGAAAGCAATTATCTTTGATCAATCTTCTCCACAACTTTTTCTCAGAAATTAAGCAGTTGACTTTTCCCAACCAGAATAAGTACAAAGTGTTGTTCATCGTTGATGGCCTGGATGAATGTCGACTCGGACTAGACTTTCAGAAAAATGAAATCTTGACTGAAGTGACAAAGGTCACTTCATTGGATGTTCTCCTGACAAATCTCATCAAGGGTAATgtgcttccctctgctctgcttTGGATCACCtctcgaccagcagcagccaatcaaatccctCCTGAGTGTGTTGACCGGGTCACAGAAGTACAAGGGTTCAGTGACCCACAGAAggaggagtacttcaggaagaggatcagtgaTCAGGATCTTGCCAACAAAGTTATCACTCACATAAAATCATCAAGAAGCCTCCACATTATGTGCCACATACCAGTGTTTTGCTGGATTGCTGCCAATGTTATTGAATTTCTTCTTAAGTCCGAAGGAGGTAAGCAAGTTCCACAGACTTTGACAGAGATGTACACATATTTCCTTGTTTTCCAAACCAAGCAGAGGGGTCTGAAGTTTGAAGGAGTTTATGACACTGATCCACAGTGGAATGAGGCTAGTCTCCTTGCTCTTGGAAAGTTGGCTTACGAGCAGCTGAAGAATGGCAACCTGATCttttatgaggaagacctgagagagagtggtatcGATGTCAGAGAGGCAGCAGTACACTGTGGCATCTGCACCCAGATCTTTAAGGAAGAGTCAGGCCTTTATCAGGAAAAGttgtactgctttgtgcatctgagcatccaggagtaccTTGCAGCTTTGTATGTGATCCTGATGCTAATAAATGAGGGGAAAGATCTCATGTCCCCACAGCAACCCCCCAGAGCAGCGTCTCAGCTTCTGAAATGGCAAACAGCAGGCAATCCCATGACCACCTTACAGAAGAGTGCTGTGGACAAAGCTTTGGAATATGAAGATGGGCGCTTTGATCTGTTCCTCCGTTTCCTTCTTGGCCTCTCTCTGGAATCCAACCAGAGACCCTTGAGAGGCCTAATAAAGGAAGTACAACATGAAAGCAAAGAAGAAATTGTCAGCTACATAAAGACAAAGATCAAGGAGATAACATCAACAGAAAGAGTTCtcaacctcttccactgtctgaatgaagtcaatgatCACTCCTTAGTGGAGGAGGTCCAGAGCTTCCTGAGTGCAGGGACACTTTCTGCAGCCAAACTCTCATCCGCACAATGGTTAgcgcttgtgtttgtgcttctgacaTCAGAAGAAAAGCTGGATGTGTTCGATTTGAAGAAGTACAGCAGGTCTGATGAATGTCTCCTAAGGCTGCTGCCAGTAGTGGAGGATTCCCAAAAGGCTCT GCTCAACAGTTGTGGGCTCACTGAGAGGAGTTGTGCAGGTCTGGCATCTGTCCTCACCAAAGCGTCTTCAAAACTGAAAAATCTGGACCTCAATGACAACAGTATTGGAGATAATGGTGTCCAAGAATTGTGTAATGGACTGGGTAACCCAAActgtgcactggagacactgag CTTGGATAACTGCAGCATTaaagaggaaggcttcagagctcttgcatcagcactgagatttaacccctcacacatgagagacctgcagctgagtgggaataaagcaggagactcaggagtgaagcatctttcttctcttctggagaatcccaactgtaaactggagaagctaca cctgtatgactgcagtattggagaggaaggcttcagagctcttgcatcagcactgagatcaaactcCTCACACATGatagagctgcagctgagtgggaatgaagcaggagactcaggagtgaagcatctttcctctcttctggaggatcccaactgtaaactggagaagctaca TCTGggtaactgcagtattggagaggaaggcttcaaagctcttgcatcagcgctgagatcaaacccctcacacatgagagacctgcagctgagtgggaatgaagcaggagactcaggagtgaagcatctttcttctcttctggaggatcccaactgtaaactggagaagctaca CCTGTcagactgcagtattggagaggaaggcttcagagctcttgcatcagcactgagatcaaacccctcacacatgagagagctgcagctgagtgggaatgaagcaggagactcaggagtgaagcatctttcttctctgctggaggatcccaactgtaaactgga gCTCTCTGACTGCAGTATCACAGAGAAGGGCTGTGCTAGTCTGGCTTCAGCCCTGAGGTTAAATCCCAAATACCTCAGAGAGCTTGATCTCAGAGGAAATGATCCAGGGAAATCTGGAGTCAAACTGCTTTTAGACCTAAAGGAGGATCCACAGTGTACACTGAGAAATGTCCAGTAA